Proteins encoded together in one Candidatus Planktophila sp. window:
- a CDS encoding cysteine hydrolase family protein, with the protein MAIFENRGKSALLVIDVQNGVVDNAFARESVIAHINEVITKARAKNVPVIWVQHSDEELEIGSDSWKIVPELEPGSDEVIIRKLFRSSFVETQLSELLASLGVDHLYITGAQTNNCVRHTCHGALELGYDITLISDAHTTSSYEWKGRNITAQDVINEQNDNLSGYRLPGRRAKVVESAAITF; encoded by the coding sequence ATGGCAATATTTGAAAACCGCGGGAAAAGTGCACTACTAGTAATCGATGTTCAAAATGGCGTGGTCGACAATGCCTTTGCACGTGAATCGGTGATCGCCCATATCAATGAGGTCATTACTAAAGCGCGTGCTAAGAACGTTCCAGTTATTTGGGTCCAGCACTCTGATGAAGAGTTAGAGATTGGCAGCGATAGTTGGAAGATTGTGCCTGAACTTGAGCCAGGCAGCGATGAAGTGATTATTAGAAAGTTATTTAGAAGCTCTTTCGTAGAAACGCAGTTAAGCGAACTCCTTGCATCTCTTGGCGTAGATCACCTATACATAACCGGTGCTCAGACAAATAACTGCGTTCGCCACACCTGCCATGGCGCACTTGAATTGGGCTATGACATCACATTAATCAGTGATGCTCATACAACCAGTAGTTATGAGTGGAAAGGTCGAAACATTACTGCCCAAGATGTGATTAATGAACAAAATGATAATTTGTCGGGATATAGATTGCCTGGACGCAGAGCCAAGGTCGTCGAGAGCGCCGCGATTACTTTTTAA